Proteins found in one Agarivorans sp. Alg241-V36 genomic segment:
- the rsmF gene encoding 16S rRNA (cytosine(1407)-C(5))-methyltransferase RsmF: MTKSINFPAKFIERIEKDLPDDLSLASFKEICQQEMRKSIRVNTLKISVKEFLQLANSNQWQLEPIPWCSTGFWITREDESLSLGNTAEHQAGLFYIQEASSMLPVSALFHCYQADENSLLLDAAAAPGSKTTQIAAELQGRGAIVANEYSASRVKVLSANLLRCGVRNVAVTHFSAEVFGTWMSEQFDAILLDAPCSGEGTLRKDPQALDNWSEQHVDEISKLQTDLLESALQALKPEGLLVYSTCTLNQQENQQVINNIADKYPDSFSTVNLEGLFENSNKALTPEGYLHVWPQYYDSEGFFVAALRKNTGSIDTPMINKRIKPFSYQPATKKQQVTIAQHFSSQFGVTFPENYSVFTKANDYWLLPDSFLPVKDEMRFERVGLKLAEEFKHGFRTSHYAITALGHLVSKNRVELDAEQAHHFYQGKDIAYPNTNKGEVALSYQGYVIGLGKWVRNKVKNSYPRELVKDKGLA, translated from the coding sequence TTGACTAAATCTATAAATTTTCCTGCCAAGTTTATTGAACGCATCGAGAAAGATCTCCCCGATGATTTAAGCTTGGCTAGCTTCAAAGAAATTTGCCAGCAAGAGATGCGTAAAAGCATCAGGGTGAATACTCTAAAAATTAGCGTTAAAGAGTTTTTGCAGTTAGCTAATAGCAATCAATGGCAGCTAGAACCTATACCATGGTGCTCTACTGGTTTTTGGATCACCCGAGAGGATGAATCACTCTCGCTTGGCAACACCGCTGAGCACCAAGCAGGCTTGTTCTATATTCAAGAAGCCAGTTCCATGTTGCCAGTAAGCGCGCTATTTCATTGTTATCAAGCAGATGAAAATAGCTTATTGCTGGATGCTGCGGCAGCGCCAGGTTCAAAAACCACACAAATTGCTGCTGAGCTTCAAGGTAGAGGCGCGATTGTTGCCAATGAATATTCTGCCAGTCGAGTAAAAGTACTTAGCGCCAATTTATTGCGCTGCGGGGTAAGAAATGTAGCTGTTACCCACTTTAGCGCTGAAGTATTTGGTACTTGGATGAGTGAGCAATTCGATGCCATTTTGCTCGACGCCCCCTGCTCTGGCGAAGGAACTTTACGAAAAGATCCTCAAGCCTTAGACAACTGGAGTGAGCAACATGTTGATGAGATTTCGAAGCTTCAAACCGACTTACTAGAAAGTGCACTGCAAGCTTTAAAGCCCGAAGGCTTGCTTGTCTATTCAACCTGTACCTTAAATCAACAAGAAAATCAGCAAGTCATCAACAATATTGCCGACAAATACCCAGACAGTTTTTCAACAGTCAACCTCGAAGGGCTGTTTGAAAATAGCAACAAAGCACTTACCCCCGAGGGCTATTTGCATGTTTGGCCGCAATACTATGACAGTGAAGGTTTTTTTGTAGCAGCACTTCGCAAAAATACAGGCAGCATTGATACTCCGATGATTAACAAGCGTATTAAGCCTTTTTCCTACCAACCAGCAACTAAAAAACAACAAGTTACAATAGCGCAGCACTTTAGCTCTCAGTTTGGAGTTACTTTTCCCGAAAACTATAGTGTATTTACCAAAGCTAACGATTATTGGTTACTTCCCGATAGCTTTTTACCAGTAAAAGATGAAATGCGATTTGAGCGAGTTGGGCTTAAGCTAGCTGAAGAGTTTAAACATGGCTTTAGAACAAGCCACTATGCCATAACTGCACTTGGGCATTTGGTCTCAAAGAACAGAGTGGAATTAGATGCAGAACAAGCTCATCATTTTTATCAAGGGAAAGACATAGCTTACCCCAATACCAATAAAGGCGAAGTAGCCTTAAGTTATCAAGGCTATGTTATTGGCTTGGGTAAATGGGTAAGAAACAAAGTTAAAAACTCTTACCCAAGAGAGCTGGTGAAAGACAAAGGACTAGCCTGA
- a CDS encoding MlaD family protein, translating into MNASKPELKKEKVISPIWLLPILAVLLGAWLLFKAWSEAGVKINIEFDSAKGITAGQTQLFYQGLDIGVVKTVELTPKLDGVIVVAEVKREAEQLLKEDSQFWLVTPKASITEISGLDALVSGNYIELNPGKGKSADRFVALNEPPNIIRGNGLNVRLTSSDLGSLNIGSPVYFKKITVGEVQRYQLNDQHQVEFDIQIKPQFAHLVKIDTRFWNVSGFEADISLDGMQISSESLASVISGGVSFDSPLQSAKADKGQNFTLYNNLKDSQRGKAIQITMQQQHGLVADRSKLIYRGAVIGFVNDIQNTGSHDHFLAKALVEPKYEDLFNDTTQLVLIRPEIGLNGVKNLGALIGAKQIEVIAEQGELQTEFTLTTSPKPPLGSKAISFTSDNVKGLSTNSPIVYSGLTIGRLTEINLVDRSFELTAFINPEYSKLLTQGSRFYNQSPLALEADLNGISVESSGLSGFISSPIILMPGHSNKQSSQTQYALHQNKQAALLSKSKVEKPLTLRLNTQYLGSLAEGAPVLFRRVPVGEVEHYTLLKDGSIDLRLNIHGNYRHLVTDNSRFWHASGLEIKASFEGLSVNSESLKSLVMGGISFDHFEDLAKESVRTIHKSKEDATKRHLAIQLSTSDSHGLYKNMPIKYKGQQIGKVTGLSFNDDLSTLQADAELDFPYYRNFARSGSLYWQETASISLSEVKNLDTLVRGDFINALPGKGKPAQQFSLQKQPPNTDTKALHIWLSSSHFGSLKVGSPVLYKQYPVGYVDDAQLAMDGSKIMARLNIDSAYRHLVRENSVFWNASGVDVKLGLGGANIRLDSMETLLTGGIAFATPDEEPLAKPAKDQDKFDLQAIYDGKWLQWSPSIEP; encoded by the coding sequence TTGAACGCTAGTAAACCGGAACTTAAAAAAGAGAAGGTAATCTCCCCTATTTGGCTATTGCCGATCTTGGCTGTGCTATTAGGTGCTTGGTTGTTGTTTAAAGCATGGTCTGAAGCCGGCGTTAAAATAAACATTGAATTTGATAGTGCAAAAGGTATTACCGCCGGACAAACCCAGCTGTTTTATCAAGGCTTAGATATCGGCGTAGTGAAAACTGTTGAACTTACTCCCAAACTAGATGGTGTGATTGTTGTTGCCGAAGTGAAACGAGAAGCAGAACAGCTGCTAAAGGAAGATAGTCAATTTTGGCTGGTTACGCCCAAAGCCTCGATTACTGAAATTAGCGGCTTAGACGCCCTCGTATCTGGTAACTATATTGAGTTAAATCCGGGCAAAGGGAAATCGGCGGATAGATTTGTAGCGTTAAATGAACCACCCAATATCATTAGAGGTAACGGCCTAAATGTTCGTCTCACTTCAAGTGACTTAGGCTCTCTCAATATTGGCTCACCTGTTTATTTTAAAAAAATAACTGTGGGTGAAGTTCAGCGCTATCAACTAAATGACCAACACCAAGTTGAATTCGACATTCAAATTAAGCCTCAATTCGCCCACTTGGTTAAAATAGATACCCGGTTTTGGAATGTAAGTGGCTTCGAAGCTGATATTTCCCTCGATGGAATGCAAATATCTAGCGAAAGTCTGGCTAGCGTTATTTCTGGAGGGGTGAGTTTTGACAGCCCGCTTCAATCTGCTAAGGCTGACAAAGGCCAAAACTTTACCCTATATAACAACCTAAAAGATTCTCAGCGAGGCAAAGCGATACAAATTACCATGCAACAACAGCATGGCTTGGTCGCAGACCGCAGCAAACTCATCTACCGAGGTGCGGTAATCGGATTTGTGAATGACATTCAAAATACCGGAAGTCACGATCACTTTTTAGCCAAAGCGTTAGTCGAACCTAAATATGAAGATCTATTTAACGATACCACTCAATTAGTTCTAATAAGGCCCGAAATAGGACTAAATGGGGTTAAAAATCTAGGTGCGTTAATCGGCGCTAAACAAATAGAAGTGATTGCAGAACAAGGTGAGCTTCAAACAGAGTTTACGCTTACCACATCGCCTAAGCCTCCCCTTGGAAGCAAAGCTATAAGCTTTACCAGCGACAATGTAAAAGGCTTGAGCACTAATAGCCCCATCGTATACAGTGGGCTCACCATTGGTAGGTTAACGGAAATAAACTTAGTTGATAGAAGCTTTGAGTTAACAGCATTCATCAACCCTGAATACAGCAAATTACTTACTCAAGGTAGTCGTTTTTACAATCAAAGTCCCTTAGCACTAGAAGCAGATTTAAACGGTATAAGTGTTGAAAGCAGTGGGCTTAGCGGCTTTATTAGTTCACCAATCATTTTGATGCCCGGACATAGCAATAAACAAAGTAGTCAAACTCAGTATGCCCTACATCAAAATAAACAAGCGGCCTTATTATCTAAATCTAAGGTCGAAAAACCGTTAACACTTCGTTTGAATACCCAGTATTTAGGCTCTTTAGCAGAAGGTGCGCCAGTTCTATTTAGACGAGTACCCGTGGGTGAAGTTGAACATTACACATTATTAAAAGATGGCAGTATTGACCTTAGACTAAACATTCATGGCAATTACCGGCACTTGGTTACTGACAATAGTCGCTTCTGGCATGCCTCGGGTCTTGAGATAAAAGCCAGTTTTGAGGGCTTATCAGTAAACAGTGAATCGCTAAAGTCTTTGGTTATGGGCGGCATTAGTTTTGATCATTTTGAAGACTTAGCGAAAGAAAGTGTTCGAACCATTCATAAATCCAAAGAAGATGCGACTAAGCGTCATCTTGCTATTCAGCTGTCTACAAGTGATAGTCACGGCCTGTACAAAAATATGCCGATTAAATATAAAGGCCAACAAATTGGTAAGGTTACAGGTTTAAGTTTTAATGATGACCTATCAACGCTACAAGCTGATGCCGAATTAGACTTCCCTTACTATCGAAACTTCGCCCGAAGCGGCAGTTTATATTGGCAAGAAACGGCGTCAATTAGTTTATCGGAAGTTAAAAACTTAGATACCTTAGTAAGAGGTGACTTTATTAACGCCCTGCCCGGTAAAGGGAAACCCGCACAACAATTCTCTTTACAAAAACAGCCTCCTAATACTGACACTAAAGCTTTGCATATTTGGTTAAGTAGCAGTCACTTTGGTTCTCTAAAAGTGGGCAGCCCGGTACTCTATAAACAATATCCTGTGGGTTACGTAGACGATGCCCAACTGGCCATGGACGGTTCGAAAATTATGGCTCGCTTGAATATTGATTCAGCCTATCGCCACTTAGTACGTGAAAATAGTGTGTTTTGGAACGCCTCTGGCGTTGATGTAAAACTAGGCCTAGGTGGAGCAAATATCCGGCTTGATTCAATGGAAACGCTATTAACCGGAGGAATTGCTTTTGCAACTCCCGACGAAGAGCCGCTTGCCAAGCCGGCTAAGGATCAAGATAAGTTCGATCTGCAAGCCATTTACGATGGAAAATGGTTACAATGGAGCCCTTCCATTGAGCCATAG
- a CDS encoding paraquat-inducible protein A: MYTSAKQVGLKQCRHCKLSMPEEQSHCPRCHMRVHSRTPQSLQKCWAFIIAATVGLFPANLMPITVLSTRGAPQYETIMSGVISLIKDDMVGIAIVVFVASIVVPVMKLVGLIVILLSLQFKLNLNNRQRIVIYRIIDIIGKWSMLDLFVLSIMIAVFERNNLVGVEAGPGATAFGAVVLLTLFAAKSFDTRLIWDKQLER; encoded by the coding sequence ATGTACACATCCGCTAAGCAGGTAGGCTTAAAACAATGCAGGCATTGCAAATTATCGATGCCCGAGGAGCAAAGCCACTGTCCGCGCTGCCATATGCGAGTGCATTCAAGAACACCGCAAAGCCTGCAAAAATGTTGGGCTTTTATCATTGCCGCTACCGTAGGCCTGTTCCCTGCCAACCTAATGCCAATTACCGTATTAAGTACTCGCGGAGCGCCTCAATATGAAACCATTATGTCTGGGGTAATTAGCCTAATCAAAGATGACATGGTGGGTATTGCCATTGTGGTGTTTGTTGCCAGTATTGTGGTCCCGGTAATGAAGTTAGTAGGTTTAATAGTTATCTTATTGAGCCTGCAATTCAAACTGAACCTTAATAATCGACAACGGATTGTTATTTATAGAATAATTGACATTATTGGCAAGTGGTCAATGCTCGATCTGTTTGTGCTTTCGATCATGATTGCAGTATTTGAACGCAATAATTTGGTGGGCGTAGAAGCAGGCCCTGGCGCCACTGCATTTGGCGCAGTAGTTTTATTAACGCTTTTTGCAGCAAAATCATTCGATACAAGACTAATTTGGGATAAACAACTTGAACGCTAG
- a CDS encoding paraquat-inducible protein A: MVTLANTYPLLSFTFLGIPSSANILRGTVLLLENGYYLVGFSVVLASFIAPILLFSLICYTSLSLSKGWKAPFLATALHFQDDLIHWSMIEVYIVSFLVALVKLVEYADIDLGYGLWCICITLLLSTRLIQRIEPAEYWERYVHIR; encoded by the coding sequence ATGGTGACTCTAGCAAATACCTACCCCTTGTTAAGTTTCACCTTTCTTGGGATCCCTAGTTCCGCCAATATCTTGCGCGGTACCGTTTTATTATTAGAAAACGGCTATTACCTTGTAGGCTTTAGCGTGGTGTTAGCCAGTTTTATTGCGCCTATCCTGCTGTTTAGCTTGATTTGCTATACCTCTTTGTCCTTAAGCAAGGGTTGGAAAGCGCCCTTTCTCGCGACAGCCTTGCACTTTCAAGATGACCTGATTCACTGGAGTATGATTGAAGTCTACATCGTTAGCTTTTTAGTCGCTTTGGTAAAACTGGTTGAGTATGCTGATATTGACTTAGGTTATGGGCTTTGGTGTATTTGTATTACCTTACTGCTTTCTACTCGCTTAATTCAGCGGATTGAACCCGCTGAATATTGGGAGCGTTATGTACACATCCGCTAA
- a CDS encoding YebG family protein, with translation MAVIIKYVVERNGVEKMTFSSKKEADNYDKMLDVADQLTLMIKHAEPKMNEQQAENLGFYLSSQRNALQQVLKGQEFDATMIQDEE, from the coding sequence GTGGCTGTAATTATCAAATATGTCGTCGAACGTAACGGTGTAGAGAAAATGACTTTTAGTTCAAAAAAAGAAGCCGACAATTACGATAAAATGTTAGACGTAGCTGATCAGCTTACATTAATGATAAAACATGCAGAGCCTAAGATGAACGAGCAACAAGCTGAAAACCTAGGTTTTTATCTTTCATCACAACGCAATGCATTGCAGCAAGTGCTTAAAGGCCAAGAGTTTGATGCAACGATGATCCAAGACGAGGAGTAA
- a CDS encoding GAF domain-containing protein: protein MLDVSSRYLTLAKQLEAILDKDLPYISNLANFSALMWLELEEINWVGCYLANQSKSQLFLGPFQGKPACTTIQVGKGVCGSAYEQQQTLRVENVHDFPGHIACDSASESEIVVPLYLNNELFGVIDIDSPRLNRFDSSDQIGIEYLVKVLENKLSDVHF from the coding sequence GTGCTTGATGTATCTTCTCGTTATCTAACATTAGCTAAACAACTAGAAGCCATATTAGACAAAGACTTACCTTATATATCTAATTTAGCGAACTTTTCGGCACTTATGTGGCTTGAGCTAGAAGAGATTAACTGGGTAGGCTGCTATCTCGCAAACCAATCAAAAAGTCAGTTATTTCTAGGGCCGTTTCAAGGGAAGCCAGCTTGTACAACCATACAGGTTGGTAAAGGCGTTTGTGGTTCAGCCTATGAGCAGCAGCAAACTTTACGAGTTGAAAACGTACATGACTTTCCTGGGCATATTGCTTGTGACAGTGCCAGCGAATCTGAGATTGTGGTTCCCTTGTACCTTAATAATGAGCTGTTCGGTGTGATTGATATTGATAGTCCACGTCTTAATCGTTTTGATTCAAGCGATCAAATTGGCATCGAGTATTTGGTTAAGGTCTTGGAAAATAAACTAAGTGATGTGCATTTTTAA
- the proQ gene encoding RNA chaperone ProQ: MEQTNKLKNSKEVIQYLATQFPNCFSTEGEAKPLKIGIFQDLAERLKEDEKVSNTVLRSALRQYTSSWRYLHGVKVGSKRVDLDGVEGAEIEQEHVEHAQKTLKESKDKAFANKKAQAEKADKNKAAARKPKADFKRTSKPKTSDSKPAAEQKPIEKIDSKDLVAGKEVRVLVGKTPMPGQISEVTKDGIAVTLKSGMLVKVKAEHIVA; this comes from the coding sequence ATGGAACAAACTAACAAACTGAAAAATAGCAAAGAAGTCATTCAATATTTGGCGACACAATTCCCAAACTGTTTTTCTACAGAAGGTGAAGCCAAGCCACTTAAAATTGGTATTTTTCAGGACTTAGCTGAACGTCTAAAAGAAGACGAAAAAGTAAGTAACACCGTATTGCGTTCAGCTCTGCGTCAATACACCTCTAGCTGGCGCTATCTTCATGGCGTAAAAGTTGGCTCTAAACGCGTTGACTTAGACGGCGTTGAAGGTGCAGAGATCGAACAAGAGCATGTAGAACATGCACAAAAAACCTTAAAAGAAAGCAAAGATAAAGCCTTTGCTAACAAAAAGGCTCAAGCTGAAAAAGCTGATAAAAACAAAGCTGCTGCGCGTAAACCAAAAGCTGACTTTAAGCGTACTAGTAAACCTAAAACTAGTGATAGCAAACCAGCAGCAGAGCAGAAGCCGATTGAAAAAATCGACAGTAAAGATTTAGTTGCAGGGAAGGAAGTTCGTGTATTGGTTGGAAAAACACCAATGCCGGGTCAGATCTCAGAAGTAACAAAAGATGGCATTGCTGTTACACTTAAAAGCGGTATGTTAGTTAAAGTTAAAGCAGAACATATCGTTGCATAA
- the prc gene encoding carboxy terminal-processing peptidase: MKYLSRPWLFFLTLSYSTLLLAQTPTLGQDALPTLSQQSQHATAAKRISALYTRSHYRSVAFDDELSSEIFDKFIQQLDYNRSLFLEEDFLRFERYRYSLDQDIPAGRLEPLYSMFDLSLKRRYQQLVYSLQVLDEPMDFTKNEDFQFDRSEADWPKTQTEIKELWRLKVKYDALNLKLAGREHDKIVEVLAKRYNSAIKRLVQTGSEDVFQTAMNAYSRAIEPHTSYLSPRTAERFKMEMNLSLEGIGAVLQGEDEYTVIRSLVPGGPAALSNQLGPEDKIVGVAQGEDEIVDIIGWRLDDVVDLIKGPKGTTVRLEILASGGKVDGKTKIVDIIRDKVRLEDRAAKSEVLEIEDKKVGVLNVPSFYVNLSEDASKELRKLDEENISSLIVDLRGNGGGALTEATALTGLFIPQGPVVQVRDQLGRITVNNDTSNSVTYSGPMVILIDRYSASASEIFAAALQDYGRAIVIGEQSYGKGTVQQHRGLGRIYDLYENELGHVQYTIAKFYRINGGSTQHRGVIPDISYPSALLPEETGESVEDNALPWDKIKAANYKLLGDVSPYIEALDKKHQARIANDPEFQYIISDIADYRKDKDMKSVSLNEKARISQRDDKEQKQLARLNERLTRLGEEPVKDLEDAPKDIDLDDAFLTEAAEIAIDYLEIRNPS; encoded by the coding sequence ATGAAATATTTGAGCCGTCCGTGGCTATTTTTTTTAACGCTTAGTTACTCAACTCTGTTGTTGGCTCAAACGCCTACATTAGGACAAGATGCGCTACCCACTTTAAGCCAGCAAAGCCAACATGCTACCGCTGCAAAACGTATTAGCGCATTATATACCCGCTCTCATTACCGCAGTGTCGCCTTTGATGACGAACTCTCCAGTGAAATCTTCGATAAATTTATTCAACAGCTCGACTACAACCGTAGCTTGTTTCTGGAAGAAGATTTCCTAAGGTTTGAACGTTACCGCTACAGCTTGGATCAAGACATTCCAGCCGGACGGTTAGAACCGCTTTATTCAATGTTCGACCTGTCGCTTAAACGTCGCTATCAGCAATTAGTTTACTCCTTGCAGGTACTCGACGAGCCAATGGACTTTACTAAAAACGAGGATTTTCAATTCGACCGTAGTGAAGCTGATTGGCCAAAAACGCAAACTGAGATTAAAGAGCTTTGGCGCCTAAAAGTTAAATACGATGCGCTTAACTTAAAACTCGCTGGTCGTGAACACGACAAGATAGTTGAAGTTTTAGCTAAACGTTATAACAGTGCGATTAAACGCTTAGTTCAAACTGGTAGCGAAGATGTTTTCCAAACTGCCATGAACGCTTATTCACGCGCTATTGAACCACATACTAGTTACCTTTCACCTCGTACAGCAGAACGTTTCAAAATGGAAATGAACCTTTCTTTAGAAGGGATTGGTGCTGTACTTCAAGGTGAAGACGAATACACGGTAATTCGTAGTTTGGTTCCTGGTGGCCCAGCCGCACTAAGTAATCAATTAGGTCCAGAAGACAAAATTGTTGGTGTTGCCCAAGGCGAAGATGAAATTGTCGATATTATTGGCTGGCGCTTAGATGATGTTGTTGACCTTATTAAGGGGCCTAAAGGCACCACTGTAAGGCTAGAGATTCTTGCGTCTGGCGGTAAAGTGGATGGTAAAACTAAGATCGTAGATATTATCCGCGATAAAGTTCGCCTAGAAGACCGTGCAGCCAAAAGTGAAGTACTTGAAATAGAAGACAAGAAAGTAGGGGTGCTCAACGTTCCTAGTTTCTATGTGAATTTAAGTGAAGATGCCAGTAAAGAACTTCGTAAACTTGATGAAGAAAATATCAGTTCTTTGATCGTAGATTTACGCGGCAATGGTGGTGGCGCGCTTACAGAAGCCACTGCGTTAACTGGTCTGTTCATTCCGCAAGGTCCGGTGGTACAAGTGCGTGATCAGCTAGGGCGCATTACTGTAAATAACGATACCAGTAATTCGGTAACTTACAGTGGTCCAATGGTTATCTTAATTGACCGTTACAGTGCTTCTGCGTCAGAGATTTTTGCCGCTGCCTTACAAGACTATGGCAGAGCGATTGTTATAGGTGAGCAGAGTTACGGTAAAGGTACCGTGCAACAGCACCGAGGTTTAGGTCGAATTTACGATTTATACGAAAATGAGCTAGGCCACGTGCAGTACACCATTGCTAAGTTCTATCGAATTAACGGTGGCAGCACTCAGCACCGCGGTGTGATTCCAGACATTTCTTATCCTTCAGCCTTATTACCTGAAGAAACGGGTGAGAGTGTTGAAGATAACGCCTTACCTTGGGACAAAATTAAAGCCGCTAACTACAAGTTACTTGGAGATGTTAGCCCTTATATTGAAGCCCTTGATAAGAAGCACCAAGCTCGCATAGCAAATGATCCAGAGTTTCAATATATCATTAGCGATATTGCTGATTACCGTAAAGACAAAGATATGAAATCAGTAAGTCTTAATGAGAAAGCTCGAATCTCACAGCGTGACGATAAAGAACAAAAGCAGTTGGCTCGCCTTAACGAACGCTTAACTCGCTTGGGCGAAGAACCAGTTAAGGATTTAGAAGATGCACCTAAAGATATTGATTTAGACGACGCCTTCTTAACTGAAGCAGCAGAAATAGCGATTGATTACCTAGAAATTCGTAATCCTAGCTAA
- a CDS encoding exoribonuclease II yields the protein MLKDNPLLAQLKQQIRETIPTVEGVVKATEKNFGFLQTDNKKSYFIAPPMMKKLIHGDRISAAIRENNGKEAAEPETLVEPALETFVARVKFVDKRTKLQVDHPLINQLLSAKVIKDSGFSIKQGDWVLARLVKHALKEQYFQAEIIEFIAESDDNFARWKATTKKHQLAWDQPELTEDLAIIDQQITRRDLSDELLFTIDGENTKDMDDAVSISREADHWTLKVAIADPSAYINSDSELEKAAKQRAFTLYLPARTVPMMPSKLANEHCSLVANQVRPALVCEMKIGFDGELQNNAEFYLATVQSKHRLSYNQVSDFIEQKSDDLNSDEELTKALKELHLFSEQRNQWRAENTSVFGDQADYEFVLDNKGQVIDILRQSRRSANRMIEEAMVAANICGGRFLDEKLSFGVFACHSGFKEEKLDGLVELLAKFEMQVEREKLSDLDYFCQLRRDIAATGNKCLDQLVKRHFNFGVYSDKCLPHFGLGEAKYATWTSPIRKYSDLLNHRLIKSVINGQTPDSPLSEELSEHLSDNRKKQKFAEREMANYLYCEYFAEQDPNTCLSAEISNVNRGGLNIRLLNSGASAFVPKTKLAGKDEELTIDSELGSLATKDIRYSVGDTISVKIIEVKKLQQSIVAAPC from the coding sequence ATGCTTAAAGATAACCCTCTATTAGCTCAGTTGAAGCAGCAAATTAGAGAGACTATTCCAACTGTTGAAGGGGTAGTTAAAGCTACCGAAAAAAACTTCGGTTTCCTTCAAACTGACAACAAAAAAAGCTACTTCATTGCTCCACCAATGATGAAAAAGCTTATCCATGGTGACCGCATTAGCGCGGCTATTCGTGAAAACAATGGCAAAGAAGCTGCTGAGCCAGAAACCCTGGTAGAACCGGCCTTAGAGACTTTTGTGGCACGGGTTAAATTTGTTGATAAACGAACTAAACTGCAAGTTGATCACCCACTAATTAATCAGCTTTTGAGCGCTAAAGTTATAAAAGACAGCGGCTTCTCTATTAAGCAAGGTGATTGGGTGTTAGCTCGCTTGGTTAAGCACGCGCTTAAAGAGCAATACTTTCAGGCTGAAATCATCGAGTTTATTGCTGAGAGCGACGATAACTTCGCTCGCTGGAAAGCCACAACTAAAAAGCATCAGCTAGCTTGGGACCAACCCGAACTCACTGAAGACTTAGCTATTATCGACCAGCAAATAACTCGCCGCGATCTAAGTGACGAGCTGCTCTTCACCATTGATGGTGAAAACACCAAAGATATGGATGATGCCGTTTCTATTTCTCGAGAAGCTGATCATTGGACACTAAAAGTTGCTATCGCCGACCCTAGCGCTTACATAAACAGTGATAGTGAGCTTGAAAAAGCGGCAAAACAACGTGCATTTACCTTGTATTTGCCTGCTCGCACTGTACCGATGATGCCGAGCAAACTCGCAAATGAACATTGCTCACTAGTAGCAAACCAAGTGCGCCCTGCTCTAGTTTGTGAAATGAAAATAGGGTTTGATGGCGAACTACAAAACAATGCTGAGTTTTACCTAGCAACAGTGCAATCAAAACATCGACTTAGCTACAATCAAGTCTCAGACTTCATTGAACAGAAGTCTGATGACCTAAACTCTGATGAAGAACTCACTAAAGCTTTAAAAGAGCTTCACTTGTTTAGTGAACAGCGTAATCAATGGCGAGCAGAAAATACCTCAGTGTTTGGAGACCAAGCTGATTACGAATTTGTATTAGACAACAAAGGCCAGGTCATCGACATTCTGCGCCAATCGCGCCGCAGCGCAAACCGAATGATCGAAGAAGCTATGGTTGCAGCCAATATTTGTGGCGGCCGCTTCTTAGACGAAAAACTTAGCTTTGGTGTATTTGCCTGCCACTCCGGTTTCAAAGAAGAAAAACTGGATGGGCTAGTAGAGCTACTGGCTAAATTTGAGATGCAAGTTGAACGCGAAAAACTTAGCGATCTCGATTACTTTTGCCAGCTAAGAAGAGACATTGCCGCTACTGGTAACAAGTGTCTAGACCAACTAGTAAAACGCCATTTCAACTTTGGAGTTTACAGTGACAAATGTCTCCCGCACTTTGGCTTAGGTGAAGCAAAGTATGCCACTTGGACTTCGCCGATTCGTAAATACAGTGATTTATTAAATCACCGTCTTATTAAGTCAGTAATAAATGGGCAGACGCCTGATTCCCCATTATCCGAAGAATTGTCTGAGCACCTTAGTGACAATCGTAAAAAGCAAAAGTTTGCCGAACGTGAAATGGCGAATTACCTGTATTGTGAATACTTTGCAGAACAAGACCCAAATACTTGCTTAAGTGCAGAGATCAGTAATGTAAATCGCGGTGGCTTAAACATTCGTTTACTAAATAGCGGTGCTTCTGCATTTGTGCCTAAAACTAAACTGGCAGGCAAAGATGAGGAACTCACCATAGATAGTGAATTGGGTAGCTTGGCAACCAAAGACATACGCTACAGTGTAGGTGATACCATCTCGGTTAAGATAATCGAAGTGAAAAAGTTACAACAATCAATAGTTGCTGCACCTTGCTAA